The DNA sequence ATCATGAACCAAAAATAGCTGGCCGCATAGTAGAGCACATGCAGCTTGATCCGCCAGCTGCTGCGGTCGAACAGATGATGCAGGTTTTCGACGACAACATTATAGTTGCCTTTGGCCCAGCGCTCCCGCTGCTTCATATAAACCCCAAGCTGCTCAGGCTCCTGTTGGTAGGCTTCCGCCTGGGGAGCCAGTGCAATCAGCTGGCCGCGGGACATGATCTCAAAGGAAACGGCCGTATCCTCTGTAATCGCCTGCTCGTCCCATCCGCCGATCTCCCGCATTAAAGCGGTTTTGACAATAAAATTGGTGCCGGGAATCGTTCCGAGCTTGAACAGCTCCCATAGCCCGGTATGATGCACACGCTGGATTGTAATGATCTCGAGATTGATGCAGCGGGACAGAAAATTCTGGCCGCGGTTACGCGCCTTATTACGTCCAAAGACAGCTCCGTATTTATCCGGATTCTCCATCGCCTTCTGTGTCAGGAATAAGAGCGCATTGCGCTCAGGCGCAGCATCCGCGTCATACACACAAATCCACTCGCCTGTTGCCAGCTTCAATGCGTCGTTTAGCGCACCGGATTTCCCACCCGTCCCTTTACGCTCAAGGATGATGAAATTGCGGTCCGAATAGCTCGTCTTCTCCTTCAGTGCCCTAAGCCGGGCCGCGGTCTGGTCTGAACAGTTGTCTGCAATAATGATGAGCTGTACCTTATCCTGCGGATAGTTCAACTGCAAAATATGCTCCGCAGTAGCCGTGATGACCAGCTCCTCATTATGCGCCGGAACCATGACGGTCACAGCAGGGAAGTCATTCATATTCTCCGGAAGCTTGAGCTTCTTCTTATTTTGTTTGAAAATAAACCGGACAGCCCCTGCCATAATGATGACTGACTCAAATACGGCAATCCAAATGGTTACTATGGAAAGGATCAATAGAACGTCAGCCACTGAAGTTCCCCCGATCATACTTTTTGTTGACATCGGCACGGAATTTAAGCGTTGCGATGGTGAGAATCAGGATCGTCACGGCGAAAATTACACTAATGGCAATGCAGACAGGGATAAACCAGCTCGTATATGACATTTGAATTCCTCCTCTGCCGGTTCGTAGGAAAAGATTAAATATATTCTCCAATCAGATCGGTCTCGGTATTACGTTCGAGCGCAGCGATGACCTGATCAATATGTTCATATTTGCTGAACTGCTCCTTCTGGAAGACCAGCGCACCTGCACGTATTACGATTTTCAGCTCATGACCTCTTTTGTCCAGAAAATTCACTGCCATCATCGCATTTTTGATCCGGCTGGTAAGCATCTGCAGGTTCTCCTGCCCCAGCATGGGGCACAGGATGATAAAGCGGCCCTTGCTGATTGAAAATTTATAGTCTTCATAGCGGATCTGCCTTTGAATGATCGCCGACAGCTCGAGCAGCAGGCGGGAGTATAGCTGTGATCCCAGCGACTCTTGTACCAGCGGCAGAAAGTCGATTTTGAACATCGCCACGGAAAAACCGTACCGCTCGGAATAGCGCCTGGCCAGGTTGGACTGCTTCTGCATGGTATCTGCCAGCGCTTCCTTGTTGCCAAGAGTAGTGTCAATATCCACCTGCGGACTGCTCCCTCTCATTTCAATCATCCGTTCCATCCAGCGCTTGCTGCCGATCAGTCCGGATTTAATAAAGGCAGCGATCAGCATATTTGCCGGAATCAGCAGCATCCATGAGAATGTCAGCATGTTTAAAGGAGCGTATGTTGTCAGCCAAACAAAATAGCTCACCAGAAATACGAACACCAGAACCACAGAAATCCCTAAAGGAATGATAAAGCCAAGCAGCAGCGCCGCAAGAGTCGCCATGCTAAACATGAGCTCCAGTGTCGTGTAGGATTGATTGAGGTACATTTTCCAATAAATCAGCAGCTCCTGCACCATGATCAGAGCGATCAAAAGGATGTATCCAAGTTCAAGGCGGCGCGTCGTTGTATTTTTGGTCATCCGAATTCCTCCACTCCCCCGCTTTCTTTCACTGCGGACACCGTTGTCCAGCCAAAATAGATTACCGACTAAAAAAAGGCAACCATTCCGAAGTTAGCTGAACGACATAAGGGTGAATCAACTTATAATGAATTAATACTACAAAAATCGACAATTCCCTTCTGTACTTACTTATTCATTAACGCAAAAGCTTAGGAAATAACCAATTTATTTCATTTTTGCGAATATTTTATCCATTGTTCTACAGCCAGGAGCGGGAGCAGATTATCAAATATATGCGTGTCCCCATCAAAAACATAGCCCCCTGGATACTCTGTATTCCCGTCCCTAAGCGAAAGCATATGCTTGTAGAGCTCCCCTGCCCAGACCTTGTCATTGGCCTCAAGCGCCAATTGTACTGCCAATCCATAAACGGAAGGGGATTCGTACTCGACACTGCTTGCCCGTGTAGCCCTGTCATAACGACCGTACAGCTTATGGCTGCGGCTCCACTCTTTTTTCAAAAAAGATATCAGCGGTTCAGGCTCTCTCCCGATTTCCGCAGCATGGATTCCCACCAGGAATTGATCGATTAAATTTACCGAATCGTCATACGTATATTGCCCGTTATGGACGTTGAAGCTTTTCGGATAAAAAGCCCCGTCATCCGGCATGTTCTCCAGAAGTTGAATATGTTTGCTGTAGAAAGCATGATCAATAAGCTGCGCCTTCTGCATCAACTGCAGGGCATCGCTGTCAATATAAACTAGACTCAGCTCCTGCGCTGATTCGCCTCGGTCAAAGTCATGAAAATCCGTCATGTATCCATTTACCAGTGCAGAAGAAAGCAAGGTTCCCGTCAGCGTCCCTGCCTTCTCACGATCACTTGACATGCCCCAGAGCTGTTCAGCCTTCAACAGCGCTCCGATGACTCGTAGATCATCACCCAGCGCATTCGTATGGATATTGGAGCTGCCGTCCGGCTCCAGCTTCCATGCCAAATAATGCTGCGGAGTCAGGAAATAATGCTCCAGCACCCTAGCGTTTTGACGAAACAGAGTCTTGTCCTTCTTCAGCACGGCATATTGCATCCACAAACCCAGCGATT is a window from the Paenibacillus sp. J23TS9 genome containing:
- a CDS encoding glycosyltransferase, whose product is MADVLLILSIVTIWIAVFESVIIMAGAVRFIFKQNKKKLKLPENMNDFPAVTVMVPAHNEELVITATAEHILQLNYPQDKVQLIIIADNCSDQTAARLRALKEKTSYSDRNFIILERKGTGGKSGALNDALKLATGEWICVYDADAAPERNALLFLTQKAMENPDKYGAVFGRNKARNRGQNFLSRCINLEIITIQRVHHTGLWELFKLGTIPGTNFIVKTALMREIGGWDEQAITEDTAVSFEIMSRGQLIALAPQAEAYQQEPEQLGVYMKQRERWAKGNYNVVVENLHHLFDRSSWRIKLHVLYYAASYFWFMIAIIVSDIVFVANLVYQVIAIFKPGVVSPFQFQSDVYVYLVVAWALMYFLYVLQINLALAADIGQSNVRNFVLSCISYFTYAQLFLVISVKAFYNLIVDKITGRESKWYKTQRFS
- a CDS encoding glycosyl hydrolase produces the protein MHKHRKELAITGLILMAAAGMWLYWKEGMPQESPAQTEAFIQKYMTNPNGTLATYLQEGSSTNPEIAAGRESLSESLGLWMQYAVLKKDKTLFRQNARVLEHYFLTPQHYLAWKLEPDGSSNIHTNALGDDLRVIGALLKAEQLWGMSSDREKAGTLTGTLLSSALVNGYMTDFHDFDRGESAQELSLVYIDSDALQLMQKAQLIDHAFYSKHIQLLENMPDDGAFYPKSFNVHNGQYTYDDSVNLIDQFLVGIHAAEIGREPEPLISFLKKEWSRSHKLYGRYDRATRASSVEYESPSVYGLAVQLALEANDKVWAGELYKHMLSLRDGNTEYPGGYVFDGDTHIFDNLLPLLAVEQWIKYSQK
- a CDS encoding diguanylate cyclase domain-containing protein; this encodes MTKNTTTRRLELGYILLIALIMVQELLIYWKMYLNQSYTTLELMFSMATLAALLLGFIIPLGISVVLVFVFLVSYFVWLTTYAPLNMLTFSWMLLIPANMLIAAFIKSGLIGSKRWMERMIEMRGSSPQVDIDTTLGNKEALADTMQKQSNLARRYSERYGFSVAMFKIDFLPLVQESLGSQLYSRLLLELSAIIQRQIRYEDYKFSISKGRFIILCPMLGQENLQMLTSRIKNAMMAVNFLDKRGHELKIVIRAGALVFQKEQFSKYEHIDQVIAALERNTETDLIGEYI